The following proteins come from a genomic window of Bacteroidales bacterium:
- a CDS encoding T9SS type A sorting domain-containing protein: MKKIFIVCLIVTINLLISINAFSQTYKSIYGKNFTEWNISVEICDGFATYSFTVCPDTICSDTIINTRKYKKIVFADGGNICLASYYNKCLFINEDTLNGKLWLYDSYEEKEYLSMDLNLNVGDTFKMNPNTFTDSIAIVDSVYYENSCKKIRFNYVDWPEQKLTFIEGIGPTFGVFFQASGYSCSEPPRLLLCVSKDGKYVYKNKLQEATDTCFYFSVNVIEKSKNNIIEIKPNPVQKELNFTFHSLFDGSIIIYNMLGIIESKINLKDITTYKTDMTSFKSGIYFVRILNNNLSVTKKIIKN, from the coding sequence ATGAAAAAAATATTTATTGTTTGCCTTATCGTTACAATAAATTTATTGATTTCGATAAATGCGTTTAGCCAAACGTATAAATCAATATACGGAAAAAATTTTACTGAATGGAATATTTCGGTTGAAATTTGTGATGGATTCGCAACATATAGTTTTACCGTATGTCCAGATACAATCTGTTCTGATACTATAATAAATACTAGAAAGTATAAAAAAATAGTATTTGCAGATGGAGGAAACATTTGTTTAGCTTCTTATTATAATAAATGTCTTTTTATAAATGAAGACACACTTAATGGTAAACTGTGGTTATATGATTCTTATGAGGAAAAAGAATACTTGTCGATGGATTTGAATTTGAATGTTGGTGATACATTTAAAATGAACCCTAATACTTTTACAGATTCAATTGCAATTGTTGATTCTGTTTATTATGAAAATAGTTGCAAAAAAATAAGGTTTAATTATGTTGATTGGCCAGAACAAAAATTGACTTTTATTGAAGGAATAGGACCAACTTTCGGTGTTTTTTTTCAGGCAAGTGGTTATTCTTGTTCTGAACCTCCCCGTCTGTTATTATGCGTTTCCAAGGATGGAAAATATGTTTATAAAAATAAACTTCAAGAGGCAACAGATACTTGTTTTTATTTTTCAGTTAATGTTATAGAAAAAAGTAAAAATAATATAATTGAAATAAAACCTAATCCTGTGCAGAAAGAATTAAATTTCACTTTTCACAGTTTATTTGATGGAAGTATTATTATTTATAATATGCTTGGTATTATTGAATCAAAAATAAATTTAAAAGATATTACGACTTATAAAACTGATATGACTTCTTTTAAAAGCGGTATTTACTTTGTTCGGATTTTAAATAATAATTTATCAGTTACAAAAAAAATAATTAAAAATTAG
- a CDS encoding T9SS type A sorting domain-containing protein, giving the protein MKKIFTFIVLVFCITSVFCQKRDAVYNINFDDTNNLSHLFIDTISNPNNLWQIGEPQKTVFTSAHSIPNAIVTDTLYSYPKNNISSFIILDYPAGGFSGEGMTLIGGYYKVNSDTLKDYGTIEFSYDNGTTWVNINDTLYKFYVMYIPPKPVLTGNSNGWIHFSFGVSGLNLLPGAHGDTILFRFSFVSDSIQNNLDGLMYDDFQINDFAGSVEDINSMGINSKIYPNPASTQITIELPKKEEQSIITIYNLNGEELIKQQIKNNKTDVDISELQSGVYFIKIVNNKNVEIKKIIKQ; this is encoded by the coding sequence ATGAAAAAAATATTTACTTTTATTGTACTTGTATTTTGCATTACAAGTGTTTTTTGCCAAAAAAGAGATGCTGTTTATAATATAAATTTTGATGACACAAATAATTTATCACATTTATTTATAGATACGATTAGTAATCCAAATAACTTATGGCAAATCGGGGAACCTCAAAAAACTGTTTTTACAAGTGCTCATTCCATACCAAATGCAATTGTAACTGATACTTTGTATTCTTATCCGAAAAACAATATTTCTTCATTTATTATTTTAGATTATCCAGCAGGTGGTTTTTCTGGTGAAGGAATGACCCTCATTGGAGGTTATTATAAAGTTAATTCGGATACACTAAAAGATTATGGAACTATTGAGTTTTCGTATGATAATGGAACAACATGGGTTAATATTAATGATACTTTATATAAATTTTATGTAATGTACATACCACCTAAACCTGTCCTTACAGGTAATTCAAATGGATGGATTCATTTTTCTTTTGGTGTTAGTGGTCTTAATCTTTTACCCGGTGCCCATGGAGATACAATTTTGTTTCGGTTTTCTTTTGTAAGCGATTCTATTCAAAATAATTTGGATGGACTTATGTATGATGATTTTCAAATTAATGATTTTGCAGGAAGCGTTGAGGATATTAATTCAATGGGAATAAATTCAAAAATATATCCAAATCCTGCAAGCACACAAATAACAATAGAACTCCCAAAAAAAGAAGAACAAAGCATTATTACAATTTATAACCTAAACGGTGAAGAATTGATAAAGCAACAAATTAAAAACAATAAAACAGATGTTGATATTAGTGAACTACAGAGCGGAGTTTACTTTATAAAGATTGTAAATAATAAGAATGTAGAAATAAAAAAAATAATAAAACAATAA